A single Inediibacterium massiliense DNA region contains:
- a CDS encoding YifB family Mg chelatase-like AAA ATPase, translating into MLSRVYSCVLNGLDGDITEVEVDISNGLPALNIVGLPDVAVKESKERIRAAIKNSGFDFPLKRITINLAPANTKKEGTHFDLSMALGILQASEQLENADIDKFAFIGELSLNGKLNKITGALPLVIGIRNQGIKKIILPIENAEEGAMIEDVEIYPCDHLSNVIEYLKGEMPIDPYKANVHITNEYNPKEDFGNVRGQELVKRAFEIAAAGGHNIMMIGPPGSGKTMLARCFPSILPEMTYEECLEVTKIYSVAGELSNHLSLIQKRPFRSPHHTISSTALIGGGRKPKPGEVSLSHYGVLFLDELPEFERRVLEMLRQPIEDEEVTIARLYGNFTYPSKFILLASMNPCPCGYYGDSSHECTCTPTQIRRYLSKISGPLLDRIDMHIEVSPISYEELSKEREGKNSTQMRTSVEQARQNQLERYKKDHILFNSQLNGNQMKKYCKLGEQEKKLMENAFHKLGLSARAYTRIIKLSRTIADLEGSQNIKTNHIAEAIQYRGLDRKFWGG; encoded by the coding sequence TTGTTATCAAGAGTTTACAGCTGTGTTTTAAATGGTTTGGATGGAGATATTACAGAAGTAGAGGTAGATATTTCTAATGGTCTTCCTGCTTTGAATATTGTAGGACTTCCAGATGTAGCTGTAAAGGAATCAAAAGAGAGAATTAGAGCAGCTATTAAAAATTCAGGCTTTGATTTTCCTCTAAAAAGGATCACCATAAACTTAGCTCCAGCCAATACAAAAAAAGAAGGAACACATTTTGATTTATCTATGGCTTTAGGAATTTTACAAGCATCTGAACAATTAGAGAATGCAGATATAGACAAATTTGCTTTTATTGGAGAATTATCTTTAAATGGAAAATTAAATAAAATAACAGGAGCTCTTCCTCTTGTGATTGGGATTAGAAATCAAGGTATTAAAAAAATCATTTTACCTATAGAAAATGCTGAAGAAGGAGCTATGATTGAAGATGTAGAGATTTATCCTTGTGATCATTTATCAAATGTAATTGAATATCTCAAGGGAGAAATGCCTATTGATCCTTATAAAGCCAATGTTCACATAACAAATGAATATAATCCAAAAGAAGATTTTGGTAATGTACGAGGCCAAGAACTAGTAAAAAGAGCTTTTGAGATTGCAGCAGCAGGAGGACACAATATTATGATGATAGGGCCTCCTGGATCAGGAAAGACTATGTTAGCAAGATGTTTTCCTAGTATTCTTCCTGAAATGACCTATGAAGAGTGTTTAGAGGTCACTAAAATTTATAGTGTGGCAGGGGAGCTTTCTAATCATTTATCTTTAATTCAGAAAAGACCTTTTAGATCACCTCATCATACCATTTCAAGTACAGCTTTAATAGGTGGAGGAAGAAAACCCAAACCTGGAGAAGTTTCACTATCTCATTATGGTGTTTTATTTTTAGACGAACTTCCTGAATTTGAAAGAAGAGTTTTGGAAATGTTACGCCAACCCATTGAAGATGAAGAGGTTACTATTGCAAGACTATATGGCAATTTTACATATCCATCTAAGTTTATTTTATTAGCTAGTATGAATCCATGCCCTTGTGGTTATTATGGAGATTCATCTCATGAATGTACTTGTACACCTACACAAATAAGAAGATATTTATCAAAAATTTCAGGACCGCTATTAGATCGAATAGATATGCACATAGAAGTTTCTCCTATTTCTTATGAAGAGCTATCAAAAGAAAGAGAAGGGAAAAATTCTACTCAAATGAGAACAAGTGTAGAACAAGCAAGACAAAACCAATTAGAAAGATATAAAAAAGATCATATTTTGTTTAATTCTCAATTAAATGGGAATCAAATGAAAAAGTATTGCAAACTAGGAGAGCAGGAGAAAAAATTAATGGAAAATGCATTCCATAAGTTAGGATTAAGTGCTAGAGCTTATACTCGTATTATTAAATTAAGTCGTACGATCGCAGATTTGGAGGGAAGTCAAAATATAAAAACAAACCATATTGCAGAGGCTATTCAATATAGAGGCTTAGATCGAAAGTTTTGGGGTGGGTAA
- a CDS encoding YraN family protein translates to MNPKELGRLGENIAAKHLKKSKYKIITMNYRCHFGEIDIIAYKNDTYVFVEVKTRKNLSYGRPIEAINQKKKIHLLHTGEYYLQTKHIKDCDFRFDGIEIIMNDSKNPLIHHIVNII, encoded by the coding sequence ATGAATCCAAAAGAGTTAGGAAGATTAGGGGAGAATATTGCAGCAAAGCACCTAAAAAAATCAAAATATAAGATTATCACTATGAATTACAGATGTCATTTTGGAGAAATAGATATTATTGCTTATAAAAATGATACATATGTATTTGTGGAAGTAAAAACTAGGAAAAATTTATCCTATGGAAGACCTATAGAAGCCATCAATCAAAAGAAGAAAATACATCTATTGCATACAGGAGAGTATTACCTACAAACAAAGCATATTAAAGATTGTGATTTTCGTTTTGATGGAATAGAAATTATTATGAATGATTCTAAAAATCCTTTGATTCATCATATTGTGAATATAATCTGA
- a CDS encoding CsxC family protein yields the protein MSWNKYNPIQNLQKNQVQIRGCTGNCVEVSGGTSEECVNTPVDISSLTTGSIAKIPVVLAELTVKVNVDSFITLPEPAWEIKNIKKRVKVTQCLLLQNTNMLFIKGFVRKNIEYTTRKCSNEEGFCGDIKHCTVDVPFSCTTPISFNGIEPLPPKCNRAAEFEYFREEALNNDGFGSKDKLLSGDLREFNQISEEHFNELPFCELIKARIVEFDEILNYTDCSRGKMPFEERAFRQIEEKMVLFITLKILQKRQVAIGAVEPISDCPCHCPCDC from the coding sequence ATGTCATGGAATAAATATAATCCAATACAAAATTTACAAAAAAATCAAGTACAAATAAGAGGTTGCACAGGAAATTGTGTAGAGGTATCTGGAGGAACTTCAGAAGAATGTGTGAATACACCTGTTGATATTAGTTCTCTAACAACAGGTTCTATTGCTAAAATACCTGTAGTACTTGCTGAATTAACTGTAAAGGTAAATGTGGATTCTTTTATTACCCTACCAGAGCCTGCATGGGAAATTAAAAATATTAAAAAGCGTGTAAAAGTAACTCAATGTTTACTTTTACAAAATACTAATATGCTTTTTATAAAAGGATTTGTAAGAAAAAACATTGAATATACTACAAGAAAATGTTCCAATGAAGAAGGATTTTGTGGAGATATCAAACATTGTACAGTAGATGTACCATTTAGTTGCACAACTCCAATTTCATTTAATGGAATTGAACCACTTCCACCAAAATGTAATAGAGCAGCAGAGTTTGAGTATTTTAGAGAAGAAGCTTTAAATAATGACGGATTTGGATCTAAAGATAAATTGTTATCAGGAGATCTTCGTGAATTTAATCAAATAAGTGAAGAACATTTTAATGAACTTCCTTTCTGTGAATTGATTAAGGCAAGAATTGTAGAGTTTGACGAAATTCTTAACTATACAGATTGTAGCAGAGGAAAAATGCCTTTTGAAGAAAGAGCATTTAGACAAATTGAAGAAAAGATGGTTTTATTTATTACCCTGAAGATACTTCAAAAAAGACAAGTTGCGATTGGTGCAGTAGAACCTATATCTGATTGTCCATGCCATTGTCCTTGCGACTGTTAA
- a CDS encoding helix-turn-helix domain-containing protein: MQVHFIWKGGECECRKNAGFTQEHAAELINVSIRSVDDYEAGKTIPKDDV; this comes from the coding sequence ATACAAGTTCATTTTATATGGAAAGGGGGTGAATGTGAATGCAGAAAGAATGCAGGTTTTACACAAGAACATGCAGCCGAACTGATTAATGTAAGTATCAGATCAGTAGATGATTATGAAGCAGGAAAAACCATACCAAAAGATGATGTTTGA
- a CDS encoding helix-turn-helix transcriptional regulator produces the protein MIYNKIKFYREQAELSQQALGNRIGKDKSTISRYEKNEIQPPDSIKVRIAKELKADVMDIFFQKNVEFNSIKNKTIA, from the coding sequence ATGATTTATAATAAAATCAAATTTTATAGAGAGCAGGCAGAATTATCTCAACAAGCATTAGGGAATCGTATAGGTAAAGATAAATCAACAATAAGTAGATATGAAAAAAATGAAATTCAGCCACCTGACTCAATTAAAGTACGAATAGCAAAAGAACTAAAAGCAGATGTCATGGATATTTTTTTTCAAAAGAATGTTGAGTTTAACTCAATAAAAAATAAAACAATAGCATAA
- a CDS encoding helix-turn-helix domain-containing protein codes for MINFGSFLKEIRENKEPKVSMRELARRTNVDPSYISRIEKGEYIPSRDVVKNIAKALGENSDEFLLHAGYVPLEELIQRTGRINRINSELSLKTLGEKLKFLRERSKLTQTELAKKFTNKNFNITSAAISQYESNKRIPDTDILAMYANLFNVTIDWIYGRTDISSSSDQIDEAIKDAPELQDFWKEMKERESLQLLFKQVKNLSDKDVKQVMRIIKAIEDEEENE; via the coding sequence TTGATTAATTTTGGTAGTTTTTTAAAAGAAATAAGAGAAAATAAAGAACCTAAAGTATCGATGCGTGAATTAGCAAGAAGAACAAATGTTGATCCATCATATATTAGTAGAATAGAAAAAGGTGAATATATTCCATCTCGCGATGTTGTAAAAAATATTGCAAAAGCACTTGGAGAAAATTCTGATGAATTTTTATTACATGCTGGTTATGTTCCTCTAGAAGAATTAATCCAAAGAACTGGAAGAATAAACAGAATCAATAGTGAATTATCACTAAAGACATTAGGAGAAAAATTGAAATTTTTAAGAGAAAGAAGTAAATTAACTCAAACTGAACTCGCTAAAAAATTTACAAATAAAAACTTTAATATAACAAGTGCAGCCATATCTCAATATGAATCAAACAAACGCATTCCTGATACAGATATTCTTGCTATGTATGCTAATCTATTTAATGTAACTATTGATTGGATTTATGGTCGTACAGATATCAGCTCATCATCCGATCAAATTGATGAAGCTATTAAAGATGCTCCTGAACTACAAGACTTTTGGAAAGAAATGAAAGAAAGAGAAAGTCTACAACTTCTTTTTAAACAAGTTAAAAACCTCTCTGATAAAGACGTTAAACAAGTAATGAGAATTATCAAGGCTATTGAAGATGAGGAAGAAAATGAGTAG
- a CDS encoding ATP-binding protein: protein MKSRLQIREIDYDGKTKHSSITLKDGLNVIHGESNTGKSLILLSIQHVFGKDHTRKLNGIPELIGYSTISITIETKSGEYRITRDIRDNSKDIIVCFIDTNSVEYCRPKNATKKKRTISEFLLSILDGTGFQLRKNANGDKINLTYNKLMLVSILDEAKIISAEWSPFLSGVLTTATEERSAFKLYLQNEDDSKCNPVEKKEVIKTRLSGSINSLLVLKQELLNEIDELSDDISSDLDYDPKQELNDLQERISVLNTEILRLREEQSLIITEQRKLKTEKLFSQEIINRFNLYIENLFIDRERLQFIQEGNFYLDQLVDIKCPTCGSEFAEKCDSTSFFDGYKKEAYEAELTKIHLQIKDIKQSIGYHQKKIGLLSDSITTMQNKYNEIQNNIEIIIDNELDPVHIEIEAMEEKLLLKNTITQKQLLLKKIATQMAELDRQLVAPVEKCNYDSSIKLNCIDEYIKYLDSNLTAWLYPAYNICEFNENTLDISLDNKLRISNGKGHRAILAAAMVVSLLEYCTFKDFLHNGFVVLDSPLLSLKERSKVKSNEIIADVIADNFFKELALKSGIQIIVLENKEPPKIDKGSIHVIEFTNGHKEGRDGLLE from the coding sequence ATGAAATCAAGATTACAGATTAGAGAAATAGATTATGATGGTAAAACAAAGCACTCATCAATTACGCTTAAAGATGGTTTAAATGTAATTCATGGAGAATCAAATACTGGAAAATCATTAATTTTACTTTCCATCCAACATGTTTTTGGAAAAGATCATACAAGAAAATTAAATGGAATACCAGAGTTAATAGGTTATAGTACTATATCAATAACTATAGAAACCAAAAGCGGGGAGTATAGGATTACAAGAGATATAAGAGATAACTCTAAAGATATAATAGTTTGTTTTATTGATACTAATTCAGTAGAATACTGTAGGCCTAAAAATGCAACTAAGAAAAAAAGGACTATTTCTGAATTTTTACTATCAATACTGGATGGAACTGGTTTTCAATTAAGAAAAAATGCAAATGGTGATAAAATAAATTTGACTTATAATAAATTAATGTTAGTTTCAATTTTAGATGAAGCCAAGATAATTAGTGCAGAGTGGTCTCCATTTTTAAGTGGTGTTTTAACTACAGCAACTGAAGAAAGATCAGCCTTTAAGCTTTATCTTCAGAATGAAGATGATAGTAAATGTAATCCGGTCGAAAAAAAGGAAGTAATAAAGACGAGATTAAGTGGAAGTATAAACAGCTTGTTAGTATTAAAACAAGAATTGTTGAACGAAATTGATGAGCTCTCTGATGATATTAGTAGTGATCTAGATTATGACCCAAAACAGGAATTGAATGATTTGCAGGAGAGGATTTCAGTTTTAAATACAGAAATCCTTCGATTACGTGAGGAACAGTCATTAATTATAACTGAACAACGTAAGCTGAAAACAGAAAAGCTATTTTCACAAGAGATTATAAATAGATTTAACTTATATATAGAAAATCTATTTATTGACAGGGAACGCTTACAATTTATACAAGAAGGTAATTTCTATTTGGATCAGCTTGTTGATATAAAATGTCCTACATGTGGTTCTGAATTTGCTGAAAAATGCGACAGCACATCTTTTTTTGATGGCTATAAAAAAGAAGCTTATGAAGCTGAATTAACAAAAATTCATTTACAGATAAAAGATATTAAGCAATCAATTGGATATCATCAAAAAAAAATTGGACTACTTAGTGATTCTATTACTACTATGCAAAATAAATATAATGAAATACAGAACAACATTGAAATAATAATAGATAATGAATTAGATCCCGTTCACATAGAAATAGAAGCAATGGAAGAGAAACTATTGTTAAAGAATACTATTACTCAAAAGCAATTGTTACTAAAAAAAATAGCTACTCAAATGGCTGAATTGGATAGGCAATTAGTAGCTCCAGTTGAAAAATGCAATTATGATAGTTCTATAAAATTAAATTGTATAGATGAGTATATTAAATATTTGGATTCAAATTTGACAGCTTGGCTATATCCAGCTTATAATATTTGTGAATTCAATGAGAACACATTAGATATATCTCTTGACAATAAACTAAGAATATCTAATGGTAAGGGACATCGAGCAATACTAGCTGCAGCAATGGTAGTTTCACTTCTTGAATATTGTACCTTCAAAGATTTCTTACATAATGGATTTGTAGTTTTAGATTCTCCTTTGCTATCATTGAAAGAACGTTCTAAAGTTAAGAGTAACGAAATCATAGCAGATGTTATTGCAGATAATTTCTTTAAGGAATTAGCTTTAAAATCTGGAATACAAATTATAGTATTAGAGAATAAAGAGCCTCCTAAAATTGATAAGGGAAGTATCCATGTAATCGAATTTACAAATGGGCATAAAGAAGGAAGAGATGGACTGTTAGAGTAG
- a CDS encoding ABC-three component system protein → MSNDGKMISYNQKITFKIKLERIVISILLRGNYIVLNFIPITLPTNLSLKDLYYDPSITPQDRIKIMDPSKYEEMTEVWLFDCKKDIYEKILKNAGANDGGRDIVCFYNNETLMDIYQCKHYELQISYSIIAKELLKVCYHVFKGHYISPQKYYIVSPKGCSNILRTSFLEGNNYTKFNNELVKTMNSNNYKFNNEYIKKLKGFEKYISNFDFSIVEEITPQELIHEFSVSKYAHYYLGASFVKFNREDTIVPSVIENRENVYIQELCKVYSELDNVQYERPNEINNKYLEHFQIQRTYFYSIESYRNMIRDNLPSFKPIYDIEELINKGISDIVTDPFRNGYKKLNDSLERSTTMNLDAYPLRTILTPHDKKGMCHRLVNEGKIKWIK, encoded by the coding sequence TTGAGTAATGATGGAAAAATGATAAGCTATAATCAGAAAATTACATTTAAAATAAAATTAGAGAGAATAGTAATATCTATACTTTTAAGGGGGAACTATATTGTGTTAAATTTTATACCTATAACGCTTCCTACTAATCTATCTTTAAAAGATTTATATTATGATCCCTCAATAACTCCGCAAGATAGAATTAAGATAATGGATCCTAGTAAATATGAGGAGATGACAGAAGTATGGTTATTTGATTGTAAAAAAGATATATATGAAAAAATATTAAAAAATGCTGGAGCCAATGATGGTGGCCGTGACATAGTGTGTTTCTATAATAATGAAACTTTAATGGATATTTATCAATGTAAACATTATGAATTACAGATAAGTTATTCTATTATTGCTAAAGAATTATTAAAAGTTTGTTATCATGTTTTTAAAGGTCATTATATATCACCTCAAAAATATTATATTGTAAGCCCAAAAGGATGTTCGAATATACTTAGAACCTCATTTCTTGAAGGAAATAATTATACAAAATTTAATAATGAATTGGTTAAAACAATGAATTCAAATAATTATAAGTTTAACAATGAATATATAAAAAAATTAAAAGGGTTTGAAAAATATATTAGCAATTTTGATTTTTCGATAGTTGAAGAAATAACTCCTCAGGAACTCATACATGAATTTTCTGTTTCAAAATACGCTCATTATTATCTGGGAGCATCATTTGTAAAATTTAATAGAGAAGATACTATAGTACCTAGTGTTATAGAAAATAGAGAAAATGTTTATATACAGGAATTATGTAAAGTTTACTCTGAACTAGATAATGTACAGTATGAGAGACCAAATGAAATTAATAATAAATATCTTGAACATTTTCAAATACAAAGAACTTATTTTTATAGTATTGAATCATACAGAAATATGATTCGGGATAATCTCCCTTCTTTCAAACCTATTTACGATATTGAAGAACTTATAAATAAGGGCATAAGTGATATAGTTACTGATCCGTTTAGGAATGGCTATAAAAAATTAAACGATTCTTTAGAAAGAAGTACAACAATGAATTTAGATGCGTATCCTTTAAGAACAATACTAACACCGCATGATAAAAAGGGAATGTGTCATAGATTAGTTAATGAAGGGAAAATAAAATGGATAAAATAA
- a CDS encoding dihydrofolate reductase family protein has translation MSRSIILYIATSLDGYIARNNGAVDWLSGNGENPNADNGYDAFYSTIDTIIMGRTTYEQIINVLSPNIWVYEGKKCYVATTRKSEIHNKVEFISNDITGFVRNLKKQQGKDIWLVGGGKLIDQFIKQDLIDKYIITMVPIILGDGLPLFLKENPEIKLRLIETKMVDGMVELSYVRR, from the coding sequence ATGAGCAGAAGCATAATACTTTATATCGCAACAAGTTTAGATGGATATATAGCAAGGAATAACGGAGCAGTTGATTGGCTAAGTGGTAATGGCGAGAACCCTAATGCTGATAATGGATACGATGCTTTTTATAGTACAATAGATACCATTATAATGGGAAGAACTACATATGAACAGATTATTAATGTACTATCCCCTAATATTTGGGTTTATGAAGGAAAAAAATGTTACGTGGCCACCACAAGAAAAAGTGAAATACATAACAAAGTAGAGTTTATATCAAATGATATTACTGGATTTGTTAGAAACTTAAAAAAACAACAAGGTAAAGATATTTGGCTCGTTGGTGGTGGAAAGTTAATCGACCAATTTATTAAGCAAGACCTTATAGATAAGTACATTATAACAATGGTACCAATTATCCTAGGTGATGGACTTCCCCTATTTTTAAAGGAAAATCCAGAAATTAAACTTAGACTTATTGAAACAAAAATGGTTGATGGTATGGTTGAACTCAGCTATGTTAGAAGATAA
- a CDS encoding four-helix bundle copper-binding protein, with amino-acid sequence MGIVTNTTDKYQSCIDACNRCAQACYECFKACLNEADVAARKNCISILVECAQMCQMSAGLMSMDAQFAKEHCQMCATICDKCAQECEMFKDDHCQKCAQECRKCADECRKMAGM; translated from the coding sequence ATGGGTATAGTAACTAATACAACAGACAAATATCAATCATGTATTGATGCATGTAACCGTTGTGCTCAAGCATGTTATGAATGCTTTAAGGCATGTCTAAACGAAGCCGATGTTGCAGCTAGAAAGAACTGTATAAGTATTCTTGTTGAATGTGCACAAATGTGTCAAATGTCAGCAGGACTTATGTCAATGGATGCTCAATTTGCAAAAGAACATTGCCAAATGTGTGCAACCATTTGTGATAAATGTGCACAAGAATGTGAAATGTTTAAAGATGACCACTGTCAAAAATGTGCACAAGAATGCAGAAAATGTGCAGATGAATGTAGAAAGATGGCTGGTATGTAA